One window from the genome of Castellaniella sp. MT123 encodes:
- a CDS encoding LysR family transcriptional regulator has product MVMNIMNPADQTVKMVIGKLRIKQLQLLIALSEHKSLHKAATVMFLTQSAASKALQEIEGMLEVTLFDRTKVGLVPNAMGHCAIRYAKLITTELGNFCREVSDIQSGAGGRLAVGTIMGAIPEILISALNWIRTAHPHLAVEVVEGTSRHLLDLLDDGQLDLVIGRSGVSAEPYEYNYFPIGEEPISVVAGRNYPGAAEGMAFESLADHRWIVYPKKMPLRVLLEKEMDLAGLPSPVNVIETGSTFATIAILHKSIDVVALLPTDVARMFAQAGLIRILPVALKIPANTFGIVTRKGGMPTAVAELFIRAVREQSLAH; this is encoded by the coding sequence GTGGTGATGAATATCATGAATCCTGCGGATCAAACAGTGAAGATGGTGATTGGTAAATTGCGGATCAAACAGCTGCAGTTATTGATCGCGCTCAGCGAGCATAAATCGCTGCACAAGGCGGCGACGGTCATGTTTCTCACGCAGTCGGCCGCCAGCAAGGCATTGCAGGAAATCGAGGGAATGCTGGAAGTGACTCTGTTCGACCGCACCAAGGTCGGATTGGTGCCCAATGCCATGGGGCATTGCGCCATTCGCTACGCCAAACTCATTACCACCGAACTGGGTAATTTCTGTCGCGAGGTGTCCGATATTCAATCAGGGGCGGGTGGGCGGCTGGCGGTTGGAACGATCATGGGGGCGATTCCCGAAATCCTGATCTCCGCCCTGAATTGGATTCGTACCGCGCACCCTCATCTGGCGGTGGAAGTCGTCGAGGGTACGAGCCGGCATCTGCTGGATTTGCTGGATGACGGGCAGCTCGATCTCGTGATTGGCCGTTCGGGTGTGAGCGCGGAACCGTATGAATACAATTATTTTCCAATCGGCGAGGAACCCATATCGGTCGTCGCAGGCCGGAATTATCCTGGCGCAGCGGAAGGCATGGCGTTCGAGTCGCTGGCGGATCATCGCTGGATCGTCTACCCAAAGAAAATGCCGTTGCGCGTCCTGCTGGAAAAGGAAATGGATCTGGCGGGCCTGCCGTCGCCGGTCAATGTCATCGAGACGGGTTCGACTTTCGCGACCATTGCGATTCTGCACAAAAGCATCGATGTTGTGGCGCTTCTACCAACCGACGTGGCACGGATGTTCGCCCAGGCGGGGCTGATCCGGATCCTGCCGGTCGCGCTGAAAATTCCGGCCAATACGTTTGGGATCGTCACGCGCAAGGGGGGTATGCCGACGGCCGTCGCCGAGCTTTTCATCCGGGCCGTGCGCGAGCAATCGCTGGCCCATTGA
- a CDS encoding quinone-dependent dihydroorotate dehydrogenase: MSLLFRTYPLARQALFSMDPEQAHEWTLRALQRSYDCAVTRMLTSSPQPTLPRTIMGLPLRNPVGLAAGLDKNGAYIDALATLGFGFIEVGTVTPRAQPGNPKPRMFRLPRARSLINRMGFNNDGLDTFIANVQRSQWRRQGGILGLNIGKNAATPIEHAVDDYLRGLEGVYPHADYITVNISSPNTHNLRSLQSSDALDALLSALQARRQDLADQHGHRTPLVVKIAPDLQPEEIDAVADLIPHHGIDGIIATNTTLSRDAVHGLPYEDEAGGLSGPPVHELSLSVIRRLRERLGRDTAIIGVGGIDSGRQALEKIQAGADAVQLYTGLIYHGPALIGECVQALEGA; this comes from the coding sequence ATGTCCCTTCTGTTTCGCACCTACCCTCTGGCCCGTCAAGCCCTGTTTTCCATGGACCCCGAGCAGGCGCACGAATGGACGCTGCGCGCCCTGCAACGCAGCTACGACTGCGCGGTCACCCGGATGCTGACATCATCCCCCCAACCCACGCTGCCGCGCACGATCATGGGCCTGCCCCTGCGCAACCCGGTGGGCCTGGCGGCGGGGCTCGACAAGAACGGCGCCTACATCGATGCCCTGGCCACCCTGGGGTTCGGCTTCATCGAGGTCGGCACGGTCACCCCGCGCGCGCAGCCCGGCAATCCGAAACCCCGCATGTTTCGCCTGCCGCGCGCCCGCAGCCTGATCAACCGCATGGGCTTCAACAACGACGGCCTGGACACCTTCATCGCCAACGTCCAGCGCAGCCAATGGCGCCGCCAGGGCGGGATCCTGGGATTGAACATCGGCAAGAACGCCGCCACACCGATCGAGCACGCCGTGGACGACTATCTGCGCGGCCTGGAAGGCGTCTATCCCCACGCCGACTACATCACGGTGAACATCTCCTCGCCGAACACCCATAACCTGCGCAGTCTGCAAAGCTCCGACGCCCTGGATGCGCTGCTGTCGGCGCTGCAGGCGCGCCGCCAGGATCTGGCCGACCAGCATGGTCACCGCACTCCCCTGGTGGTCAAGATCGCGCCGGATCTCCAGCCCGAGGAAATCGACGCGGTGGCCGACCTGATCCCGCACCATGGCATCGATGGCATCATCGCCACCAACACCACACTGTCACGCGATGCCGTCCATGGCCTGCCCTACGAGGACGAGGCTGGCGGTCTGTCGGGCCCACCGGTGCACGAATTGTCGCTATCCGTGATCCGCCGGCTGCGCGAACGCCTGGGGCGCGACACCGCCATCATCGGCGTGGGCGGCATCGACTCCGGTCGCCAGGCCCTGGAAAAGATCCAGGCCGGTGCCGACGCGGTGCAGCTGTACACCGGGCTGATCTATCACGGGCCGGCACTGATCGGGGAATGCGTGCAGGCGCTGGAAGGCGCCTGA
- a CDS encoding 2-hydroxyacid dehydrogenase — MEDAGLELAQLVSLGASYDAALAARWRVLPLYREDQPEARLKSLAPDVGLVVTSARVGLNADTLQVLPQVRAICSWGVGCDALPLAAARTRGIAVSNTPDVLSECVADMAWGLLLACARQIPEGDRYVRSGRWVAQGKFPLSTQVWGKRLGVLGMGRIGEAVARRGQGFGMTVRYHNRHARTDMPAYGYEPSLVELARWADFLVVACPGGAATRHLVDAPVLRALGPQGMLINIARGSVVDESALIPLLQSGELGGAGLDVFEHEPGAPEALMAIDRTVLMPHAASGTRETAGKMSQLVVDNLIAWQQTGRLLTPVVSS; from the coding sequence ATGGAAGACGCAGGCCTCGAACTTGCTCAGCTGGTATCCCTGGGGGCCAGTTACGATGCGGCGTTGGCAGCCCGCTGGCGGGTGTTGCCGCTATATCGGGAAGATCAGCCCGAGGCCCGTCTGAAGTCGCTCGCGCCCGACGTCGGCCTGGTCGTCACTTCGGCGCGGGTGGGCCTGAATGCGGATACTTTACAGGTGCTGCCGCAGGTGCGGGCGATCTGCAGTTGGGGGGTGGGGTGCGATGCCTTGCCGCTGGCGGCGGCCCGGACACGCGGGATCGCGGTCAGCAACACGCCCGACGTGCTCAGCGAATGCGTGGCCGACATGGCCTGGGGGCTGTTGCTGGCCTGCGCCCGGCAGATCCCGGAAGGCGACCGCTACGTGCGTTCCGGCCGCTGGGTCGCGCAGGGCAAATTTCCGTTGTCCACTCAGGTCTGGGGCAAACGCCTGGGGGTTCTGGGCATGGGGCGTATCGGCGAAGCCGTCGCGCGGCGGGGCCAGGGGTTCGGCATGACGGTGCGGTATCACAATCGGCACGCGCGCACCGATATGCCGGCCTATGGTTATGAACCTTCCCTGGTCGAACTGGCCCGATGGGCGGACTTCCTGGTCGTGGCCTGCCCCGGCGGCGCGGCAACCCGGCATCTGGTCGATGCCCCGGTATTGCGGGCGTTGGGGCCGCAGGGCATGCTCATCAATATCGCGCGGGGTTCCGTGGTCGACGAGTCGGCTCTGATTCCGCTGTTGCAGTCCGGAGAACTGGGCGGCGCGGGGCTGGATGTGTTCGAACACGAACCGGGCGCGCCGGAGGCGTTGATGGCCATCGATCGCACGGTGCTCATGCCGCATGCGGCCAGTGGCACCCGTGAAACCGCCGGAAAAATGTCCCAGCTGGTGGTGGACAACCTGATCGCCTGGCAACAGACGGGGCGTCTGCTGACGCCGGTGGTTTCGTCGTAA
- a CDS encoding amino acid ABC transporter permease, with protein MMFGVSYSQWMFILTGAGWTLILSVLGFLGGTVVGLPVAIGRASKSRFPRFLTAAYVKLIQGIPLPVVMFIVYFGISIAGYELPALVAAGIAMTLYSSAFLGEIWRGCIEAIPPTQWEASECLALNKVQTLAHVVLPQAFRIAIPPTVGFLVQIVKNTSYAVVIGFFDLTYSARVINNSTFKPFVVFTVAALIYFAMCYPLSILSYRLERRLKRHSR; from the coding sequence ATGATGTTCGGAGTCTCCTACAGCCAATGGATGTTCATCCTGACGGGGGCCGGCTGGACCCTGATCCTCTCGGTCCTGGGTTTCCTGGGCGGCACGGTGGTCGGCCTGCCCGTTGCCATCGGGCGCGCGTCCAAAAGCCGTTTTCCCAGGTTCCTGACGGCCGCTTACGTCAAGCTGATCCAGGGCATCCCGCTGCCGGTGGTCATGTTCATCGTCTATTTCGGTATCAGCATCGCCGGCTATGAGCTGCCGGCGCTGGTTGCCGCCGGCATCGCCATGACGTTGTATTCCAGTGCCTTCCTGGGAGAGATCTGGCGTGGATGCATCGAGGCCATTCCCCCGACCCAATGGGAAGCCTCCGAATGCCTGGCCCTCAACAAGGTGCAGACACTGGCGCACGTGGTCCTGCCGCAGGCCTTCCGGATCGCCATCCCCCCCACCGTGGGCTTTCTGGTCCAGATCGTGAAGAACACGTCGTACGCGGTGGTGATCGGATTCTTCGATCTCACGTATTCCGCGCGCGTCATCAACAACTCGACCTTCAAGCCCTTCGTCGTGTTCACCGTCGCGGCGCTGATCTACTTCGCCATGTGCTATCCGCTTTCCATTCTGTCGTATCGACTGGAACGCAGGCTCAAGCGCCATTC
- a CDS encoding arginyltransferase, with translation MSKPSESIFRRLQFYTTAAYPCSYLPGRMARSEVAAPAHLVDDAAYSRLIEQGFRRSGLFTYRPACDGCQACIPLRVDTRRFQRDRTQQKLWHRMQATLSAGIAPLHWDARHFELYLRYQRQRHPGAGMDQDDQAQYTQFLLTSRVHTEMAEFHDPDGTLRMVSIMDRIDHGISAVYTFYDPDWHGSLGTYGILWQLDYCRRLGLPWLYLGYWIEESRKMAYKSRFRPHQILRGGVWIEPASN, from the coding sequence ATGAGCAAACCCAGCGAATCGATCTTCCGCCGACTGCAGTTCTATACCACGGCCGCCTATCCGTGCAGCTACCTGCCCGGCCGCATGGCACGATCCGAGGTCGCGGCACCCGCCCATCTGGTGGATGACGCCGCCTATTCACGTCTGATCGAACAGGGTTTTCGCCGCAGCGGCCTGTTCACCTACCGTCCCGCCTGCGACGGCTGCCAGGCTTGCATCCCGCTGCGTGTCGATACGCGCAGATTCCAGCGCGACCGCACCCAGCAAAAACTGTGGCACCGCATGCAGGCCACCCTGAGCGCCGGAATCGCCCCCCTGCACTGGGACGCGCGGCATTTCGAACTCTATCTGCGCTACCAGCGCCAGCGCCATCCCGGCGCCGGGATGGATCAGGACGATCAGGCGCAATATACACAGTTTCTGCTGACCAGCCGGGTCCACACCGAAATGGCCGAATTCCACGACCCGGACGGTACCCTGCGCATGGTGTCCATCATGGACCGCATCGACCATGGCATCTCCGCCGTCTACACTTTCTACGATCCCGACTGGCACGGCAGCCTGGGGACGTACGGCATCCTGTGGCAACTGGACTACTGCCGGCGCCTGGGCCTGCCCTGGCTGTATCTGGGCTACTGGATCGAGGAAAGCCGTAAAATGGCATATAAATCGCGGTTTCGCCCGCACCAGATTCTGCGCGGCGGGGTCTGGATCGAACCTGCCAGCAACTGA
- the aat gene encoding leucyl/phenylalanyl-tRNA--protein transferase: MPIVWVETDTPLPDAGQALPGGLVAAGMDLSPARLHEAYSKGLFPWYSPGDPVLWWSPDPRMVLRCEDLRISRSLAKRIRQFGREPVAIGGLCVTLNRAFPQVIAHCADRGTPRISVGAARSGQHWAAPESAEGRDSTWITPDIIQVYTDWHAQGHVHSVETWIDGRLAGGLYGVSLGRCFFGESMFSLAADTSKIALAYLVRYLQAQGVPWIDCQQETPHLASLGARPIPRGQFMALLAAGRNAGGPHWGCGRLMADGQLRHF; encoded by the coding sequence ATGCCGATCGTCTGGGTCGAAACCGACACGCCGCTGCCCGACGCCGGTCAGGCGCTGCCGGGCGGCCTGGTCGCCGCCGGCATGGACCTGTCCCCCGCACGGCTGCACGAAGCCTATTCCAAAGGCCTGTTCCCCTGGTACAGCCCCGGCGACCCGGTCCTGTGGTGGAGCCCGGACCCCCGCATGGTGCTGCGCTGCGAGGATCTGCGCATCAGCCGGTCGCTGGCCAAACGCATCCGTCAGTTCGGGCGTGAACCAGTCGCCATCGGCGGGCTATGTGTCACCTTGAACAGGGCATTCCCTCAGGTCATCGCCCACTGCGCCGACCGGGGCACCCCCAGGATTTCCGTGGGTGCTGCACGATCCGGACAGCACTGGGCCGCCCCGGAATCCGCCGAGGGGCGCGACAGCACGTGGATCACGCCCGACATCATCCAGGTCTACACGGACTGGCATGCGCAGGGTCATGTACACAGTGTGGAAACCTGGATCGACGGCCGGTTGGCGGGTGGTCTGTACGGCGTCAGCCTGGGCCGCTGCTTTTTCGGCGAATCGATGTTCAGCCTGGCGGCGGACACCAGCAAGATCGCCCTGGCCTATCTGGTGCGTTACCTGCAGGCCCAGGGCGTTCCCTGGATCGACTGCCAGCAGGAAACCCCGCATCTGGCCAGCCTGGGTGCCCGCCCGATACCGCGCGGGCAATTTATGGCGTTGCTGGCGGCCGGGCGCAATGCCGGGGGCCCGCACTGGGGATGCGGCCGTCTGATGGCGGACGGCCAGCTCAGGCATTTCTGA
- a CDS encoding amino acid ABC transporter permease codes for MDYGFDFSFIGEFWPSLLEGLWVSTRMAAVSLTGGFILGVLLAVARSQDSGLIRRLAGGFVDLTRNTPLIVQTFWLFFGLSALEIRVPAFYAAVIALAINTSGYTCEIVRAGMDSVHHGQKEAAACLGLSKARILRHVVLPQAIEKMYPSLISQFVLMMLATSIMSEISVEELTAIGYQIQSQTFRGFEAYLVIAAIYLAMSWLLRVVMTLCYNVAFPKQRHIDQARSAGSRQARDKALSGTAMNGAKS; via the coding sequence ATGGATTACGGATTCGATTTCAGCTTCATCGGCGAATTCTGGCCGAGCCTGCTCGAAGGCCTGTGGGTCTCGACCAGGATGGCGGCCGTTTCGTTGACCGGAGGCTTCATCCTGGGCGTGCTGCTGGCCGTCGCAAGAAGCCAAGACTCCGGTCTGATACGCCGCCTGGCGGGTGGCTTCGTCGATCTGACGCGCAACACGCCACTGATCGTACAAACCTTCTGGCTGTTCTTCGGCCTTTCCGCCCTGGAGATTCGCGTGCCGGCATTCTATGCCGCCGTCATCGCCCTGGCGATCAACACGTCCGGCTACACCTGCGAAATCGTGCGCGCCGGCATGGATTCGGTGCATCACGGCCAGAAAGAAGCGGCCGCCTGCCTGGGCCTGAGCAAGGCCCGAATCCTGCGCCACGTCGTGCTGCCCCAGGCCATCGAGAAGATGTATCCGTCGCTGATCAGTCAGTTTGTACTGATGATGCTGGCCACCTCGATCATGTCGGAGATTTCCGTCGAGGAATTGACAGCCATCGGCTACCAGATCCAGAGTCAGACCTTCCGCGGATTCGAAGCCTACCTCGTGATCGCAGCGATCTATCTGGCGATGTCCTGGCTGCTGAGAGTGGTCATGACACTCTGCTACAACGTCGCCTTTCCCAAGCAGCGCCATATTGACCAGGCCAGGTCCGCCGGATCCCGGCAGGCCCGCGACAAAGCCCTGTCCGGCACGGCCATGAACGGAGCCAAATCATGA
- the araD1 gene encoding AraD1 family protein, whose protein sequence is MRLIQFTDTTGQRQVGMLGTDDQQVNIIQGVSSTYDLAMAAIRAGRSLAEEVARHDLTPARESCATLLADRRVLVPLDHETPANCLVTGTGLTHLGSAATRDKMHADQSTVESMTDSMRMFRWGLKGGQPERGAPGVQPEWFYKGDGDIVVAPGHPIPYPEFAEDAGEEPEIVGLYLIGDDRHPYRLGFAIGNEFSDHVMERRNYLYLAHSKLRFCSFGPELRVGKLPDHIQGTSRILRDGKPLWEKPFLSGEKNMSHTLENLEYHHFKYMQFLRPGSVHIHFFGTATLSFADGIQTRPGDEFEIQAPEFGAALRNPIAPARTPYSPGKTIQL, encoded by the coding sequence ATGCGCCTTATTCAATTCACCGACACGACAGGCCAGCGCCAGGTCGGCATGCTGGGCACGGATGACCAGCAAGTCAACATCATCCAGGGGGTCTCGTCCACCTACGACCTGGCCATGGCCGCCATCCGCGCCGGGCGCAGCCTGGCGGAAGAAGTGGCCCGTCATGATCTGACGCCCGCGCGTGAGTCCTGCGCCACCCTGCTGGCGGACCGCCGGGTGCTGGTACCTCTGGACCACGAAACCCCCGCGAACTGCCTCGTGACCGGCACGGGGCTGACCCATCTGGGCAGCGCCGCGACACGCGACAAGATGCACGCGGACCAATCCACCGTGGAAAGCATGACCGACTCGATGCGCATGTTCCGCTGGGGCCTGAAGGGCGGCCAACCCGAGCGCGGCGCGCCCGGTGTGCAGCCGGAATGGTTCTACAAAGGGGACGGCGATATTGTGGTGGCGCCCGGACATCCGATCCCATATCCCGAATTCGCGGAAGATGCCGGAGAAGAGCCGGAGATCGTCGGACTTTACCTGATCGGCGATGACCGTCACCCCTATCGCCTGGGGTTTGCCATCGGCAATGAATTCTCGGATCATGTCATGGAACGCAGAAATTATCTGTATCTCGCCCACTCCAAGCTGAGATTCTGTTCCTTCGGGCCCGAACTGCGGGTCGGAAAATTGCCCGACCACATCCAGGGCACGAGCCGCATCCTGCGCGATGGCAAGCCGCTTTGGGAAAAACCTTTCCTTTCGGGCGAAAAGAACATGAGCCATACGCTGGAAAACCTAGAATATCACCATTTCAAATATATGCAATTCCTGCGTCCAGGCAGTGTGCATATCCATTTCTTCGGAACGGCCACCCTGTCATTCGCTGACGGCATCCAGACGCGTCCGGGCGACGAGTTCGAGATTCAAGCGCCGGAATTCGGCGCCGCGCTGCGCAATCCGATCGCGCCAGCGCGCACACCCTATTCCCCCGGCAAAACCATTCAGCTCTGA